Proteins encoded in a region of the Oncorhynchus keta strain PuntledgeMale-10-30-2019 chromosome 3, Oket_V2, whole genome shotgun sequence genome:
- the mapta gene encoding microtubule-associated protein tau isoform X8, with protein MDQHQDYMNNAPNTYSYNSGDTMSASLAGMTINDLHHQENGVQLGHRSPGEGPMKVEPEEATLEDRAAEPQSELSELESNTCDEEVQLSASGEEEVQPAQAKIENDNADKKTTKTATKARPTSGLKRPSPVNRTRNGPTSLPTRASSVGARQSRTLGGARPQAPGTKIPAKTPAPAIGKNKDNTSGQSSPGTPKSPSSKTLPGKPLAVATNQVKKVAVVRTPPKSPGSLKSRAPAPLTAAAPLPDLKNVRSKIGSTDNIKHQPGGGRVQIIEKKIDLSNVQSKCGSKDNIKHTPGGGNVQILEKKLDVSNVQARCGSKANLNHTPGGGRVQILEKKVDVSNVQSRCGSKDNIKHTPGGGNVQIVHKKIDLSNVKSKCGSTANIHHKPGGGNVEIKSEKLDFKVQSKIGSMDNIGHVAGGGQRRIESHKLTFRETAKARTDHGAEIISLEDDPLSHQLSTLSSSGSINMADSPQLSTLADQVSASLASQGL; from the exons ATGGATCAACACCAGGACTATATGAACAACGCCCCTAACACCTACAGCTACAACTCCGGGGACACCATGAGCGCTTCCTTAGCTGGCATGACCATCAACGACCTGCATCACCAGGAGAACGGGGTCCAGCTGGGGCACAGGAGCCCAGGGGAAGGCCCCATGAAAG TGGAGCCCGAGGAAGCCACACTAGAGGACAGAGCGGCTGAACCACAGTCTGAGCTCTCTGAACTGGAGAGCAACACCTGTGATGAGGAGGTGCAACTTAGCGCCTCTGGTGAGGAGGAGGTGCAACCTG CTCAAGCAAAGATTGAAAACGACAATGCTGATAAGAAG ACAACCAAAACTGCCACCAAAGCTAGACCCACATCTGGCCTTAAAAGACCCTCCCCAGTCAACAGAACCAGAAATGGGCCCACCTCATTACCCACTAGAGCCAGCAGTGTAGGGGCCAGGCAGTCCCGT ACTTTGGGTGGTGCCAGGCCTCAGGCCCCCGGAACCAAGATTCCCGCCAAAACCCCAGCTCCag CAATCGGCAAGAACAAAG ACAACACCAGTGGACAGAGCAGCCCTGGTACTCCCAAGTCCCCCTCCAGCAAGACTCTTCCCGGAAAGCCCTTGGCTGTGGCCACAAACCAGGTGAAAAAGGTTGCGGTGGTGCGCACCCCACCCAAGTCTCCTGGCTCTCTCAAGAGCCGCGCCCCTGCACCCCTCACCGCAGCGGCCCCCTTGCCGGACCTGAAGAACGTCAGGTCCAAGATCGGCTCCACTGACAACATCAAGCACCAGCCTGGAGGAGGAAGG GTACAAATAATTGAAAAGAAGATCGACTTAAGCAATGTGCAGTCTAAGTGTGGCTCCAAAGACAATATCAAACATACACCCGGAGGTGGCAAT GTCCAAATCCTCGAGAAGAAGTTGGACGTAAGCAATGTCCAGGCTCGTTGTGGATCCAAAGCCAACCTGAATCACACTCCTGGAGGAGGCAGG GTACAAATACTAGAAAAGAAGGTGGACGTAAGCAATGTCCAGTCTCGCTGTGGCTCCAAAGATAATATCAAACATACACCCGGAGGAGGCAAT GTTCAAATAGTCCACAAAAAGATTGACCTGAGCAATGTTAAATCAAAATGTGGTTCTACAGCCAACATCCACCACAAGCCAG GTGGTGGGAATGTTGAGATCAAATCTGAGAAATTGGATTTCAAGGTCCAATCAAAGATCGGCTCCATGGACAACATTGGGCACGTGGCCGGAGGTGGACAGAGGAGG ATTGAGAGCCACAAGCTGACGTTCCGTGAGACGGCCAAGGCACGCACTGACCACGGGGCCGAGATTATCTCCCTGGAAGACGACCCCCTGTCCcaccagctcagtaccttgtccTCCTCCGGCTCCATCAACATGGCCGACTCACCGCAGCTCTCCACACTCGCCGACCAGGTATCTGCCTCTCTGGCCAGCCAAGGCTTGTGA
- the mapta gene encoding microtubule-associated protein tau isoform X11, giving the protein MDQHQDYMNNAPNTYSYNSGDTMSASLAGMTINDLHHQENGVQLGHRSPGEGPMKVEPEEATLEDRAAEPQSELSELESNTCDEEVQLSASGEEEVQPVEPEEARPKHRLTEPQSEISELESICDEEVHLATGGTASTAQAKIENDNADKKTTKTATKARPTSGLKRPSPVNRTRNGPTSLPTRASSVGARQSRTLGGARPQAPGTKIPAKTPAPAIGKNKDNTSGQSSPGTPKSPSSKTLPGKPLAVATNQVKKVAVVRTPPKSPGSLKSRAPAPLTAAAPLPDLKNVRSKIGSTDNIKHQPGGGRVQILEKKLDVSNVQARCGSKANLNHTPGGGRVQIVHKKIDLSNVKSKCGSTANIHHKPGGGNVEIKSEKLDFKVQSKIGSMDNIGHVAGGGQRRIESHKLTFRETAKARTDHGAEIISLEDDPLSHQLSTLSSSGSINMADSPQLSTLADQVSASLASQGL; this is encoded by the exons ATGGATCAACACCAGGACTATATGAACAACGCCCCTAACACCTACAGCTACAACTCCGGGGACACCATGAGCGCTTCCTTAGCTGGCATGACCATCAACGACCTGCATCACCAGGAGAACGGGGTCCAGCTGGGGCACAGGAGCCCAGGGGAAGGCCCCATGAAAG TGGAGCCCGAGGAAGCCACACTAGAGGACAGAGCGGCTGAACCACAGTCTGAGCTCTCTGAACTGGAGAGCAACACCTGTGATGAGGAGGTGCAACTTAGCGCCTCTGGTGAGGAGGAGGTGCAACCTG TGGAGCCTGAGGAAGCCAGACCAAAGCACAGGTTGACTGAACCACAGTCTGAGATTTCTGAACTGGAGAGCATCTGTGACGAGGAGGTGCACCTTG CAACTGGAGGAACAGCCTCAACAG CTCAAGCAAAGATTGAAAACGACAATGCTGATAAGAAG ACAACCAAAACTGCCACCAAAGCTAGACCCACATCTGGCCTTAAAAGACCCTCCCCAGTCAACAGAACCAGAAATGGGCCCACCTCATTACCCACTAGAGCCAGCAGTGTAGGGGCCAGGCAGTCCCGT ACTTTGGGTGGTGCCAGGCCTCAGGCCCCCGGAACCAAGATTCCCGCCAAAACCCCAGCTCCag CAATCGGCAAGAACAAAG ACAACACCAGTGGACAGAGCAGCCCTGGTACTCCCAAGTCCCCCTCCAGCAAGACTCTTCCCGGAAAGCCCTTGGCTGTGGCCACAAACCAGGTGAAAAAGGTTGCGGTGGTGCGCACCCCACCCAAGTCTCCTGGCTCTCTCAAGAGCCGCGCCCCTGCACCCCTCACCGCAGCGGCCCCCTTGCCGGACCTGAAGAACGTCAGGTCCAAGATCGGCTCCACTGACAACATCAAGCACCAGCCTGGAGGAGGAAGG GTCCAAATCCTCGAGAAGAAGTTGGACGTAAGCAATGTCCAGGCTCGTTGTGGATCCAAAGCCAACCTGAATCACACTCCTGGAGGAGGCAGG GTTCAAATAGTCCACAAAAAGATTGACCTGAGCAATGTTAAATCAAAATGTGGTTCTACAGCCAACATCCACCACAAGCCAG GTGGTGGGAATGTTGAGATCAAATCTGAGAAATTGGATTTCAAGGTCCAATCAAAGATCGGCTCCATGGACAACATTGGGCACGTGGCCGGAGGTGGACAGAGGAGG ATTGAGAGCCACAAGCTGACGTTCCGTGAGACGGCCAAGGCACGCACTGACCACGGGGCCGAGATTATCTCCCTGGAAGACGACCCCCTGTCCcaccagctcagtaccttgtccTCCTCCGGCTCCATCAACATGGCCGACTCACCGCAGCTCTCCACACTCGCCGACCAGGTATCTGCCTCTCTGGCCAGCCAAGGCTTGTGA
- the mapta gene encoding microtubule-associated protein tau isoform X17, translated as MDQHQDYMNNAPNTYSYNSGDTMSASLAGMTINDLHHQENGVQLGHRSPGEGPMKAQAKIENDNADKKTLGGARPQAPGTKIPAKTPAPAIGKNKDNTSGQSSPGTPKSPSSKTLPGKPLAVATNQVKKVAVVRTPPKSPGSLKSRAPAPLTAAAPLPDLKNVRSKIGSTDNIKHQPGGGRVQIIEKKIDLSNVQSKCGSKDNIKHTPGGGNVQILEKKLDVSNVQARCGSKANLNHTPGGGRVQILEKKVDVSNVQSRCGSKDNIKHTPGGGNVQIVHKKIDLSNVKSKCGSTANIHHKPGGGNVEIKSEKLDFKVQSKIGSMDNIGHVAGGGQRRIESHKLTFRETAKARTDHGAEIISLEDDPLSHQLSTLSSSGSINMADSPQLSTLADQVSASLASQGL; from the exons ATGGATCAACACCAGGACTATATGAACAACGCCCCTAACACCTACAGCTACAACTCCGGGGACACCATGAGCGCTTCCTTAGCTGGCATGACCATCAACGACCTGCATCACCAGGAGAACGGGGTCCAGCTGGGGCACAGGAGCCCAGGGGAAGGCCCCATGAAAG CTCAAGCAAAGATTGAAAACGACAATGCTGATAAGAAG ACTTTGGGTGGTGCCAGGCCTCAGGCCCCCGGAACCAAGATTCCCGCCAAAACCCCAGCTCCag CAATCGGCAAGAACAAAG ACAACACCAGTGGACAGAGCAGCCCTGGTACTCCCAAGTCCCCCTCCAGCAAGACTCTTCCCGGAAAGCCCTTGGCTGTGGCCACAAACCAGGTGAAAAAGGTTGCGGTGGTGCGCACCCCACCCAAGTCTCCTGGCTCTCTCAAGAGCCGCGCCCCTGCACCCCTCACCGCAGCGGCCCCCTTGCCGGACCTGAAGAACGTCAGGTCCAAGATCGGCTCCACTGACAACATCAAGCACCAGCCTGGAGGAGGAAGG GTACAAATAATTGAAAAGAAGATCGACTTAAGCAATGTGCAGTCTAAGTGTGGCTCCAAAGACAATATCAAACATACACCCGGAGGTGGCAAT GTCCAAATCCTCGAGAAGAAGTTGGACGTAAGCAATGTCCAGGCTCGTTGTGGATCCAAAGCCAACCTGAATCACACTCCTGGAGGAGGCAGG GTACAAATACTAGAAAAGAAGGTGGACGTAAGCAATGTCCAGTCTCGCTGTGGCTCCAAAGATAATATCAAACATACACCCGGAGGAGGCAAT GTTCAAATAGTCCACAAAAAGATTGACCTGAGCAATGTTAAATCAAAATGTGGTTCTACAGCCAACATCCACCACAAGCCAG GTGGTGGGAATGTTGAGATCAAATCTGAGAAATTGGATTTCAAGGTCCAATCAAAGATCGGCTCCATGGACAACATTGGGCACGTGGCCGGAGGTGGACAGAGGAGG ATTGAGAGCCACAAGCTGACGTTCCGTGAGACGGCCAAGGCACGCACTGACCACGGGGCCGAGATTATCTCCCTGGAAGACGACCCCCTGTCCcaccagctcagtaccttgtccTCCTCCGGCTCCATCAACATGGCCGACTCACCGCAGCTCTCCACACTCGCCGACCAGGTATCTGCCTCTCTGGCCAGCCAAGGCTTGTGA
- the mapta gene encoding microtubule-associated protein tau isoform X3 translates to MDQHQDYMNNAPNTYSYNSGDTMSASLAGMTINDLHHQENGVQLGHRSPGEGPMKVEPEEATLEDRAAEPQSELSELESNTCDEEVQLSASGEEEVQPVEPEEARPKHRLTEPQSEISELESICDEEVHLAQAKIENDNADKKTTKTATKARPTSGLKRPSPVNRTRNGPTSLPTRASSVGARQSRTLGGARPQAPGTKIPAKTPAPAIGKNKDNTSGQSSPGTPKSPSSKTLPGKPLAVATNQVKKVAVVRTPPKSPGSLKSRAPAPLTAAAPLPDLKNVRSKIGSTDNIKHQPGGGRVQIIEKKIDLSNVQSKCGSKDNIKHTPGGGNVQILEKKLDVSNVQARCGSKANLNHTPGGGRVQILEKKVDVSNVQSRCGSKDNIKHTPGGGNVQIVHKKIDLSNVKSKCGSTANIHHKPGGGNVEIKSEKLDFKVQSKIGSMDNIGHVAGGGQRRIESHKLTFRETAKARTDHGAEIISLEDDPLSHQLSTLSSSGSINMADSPQLSTLADQVSASLASQGL, encoded by the exons ATGGATCAACACCAGGACTATATGAACAACGCCCCTAACACCTACAGCTACAACTCCGGGGACACCATGAGCGCTTCCTTAGCTGGCATGACCATCAACGACCTGCATCACCAGGAGAACGGGGTCCAGCTGGGGCACAGGAGCCCAGGGGAAGGCCCCATGAAAG TGGAGCCCGAGGAAGCCACACTAGAGGACAGAGCGGCTGAACCACAGTCTGAGCTCTCTGAACTGGAGAGCAACACCTGTGATGAGGAGGTGCAACTTAGCGCCTCTGGTGAGGAGGAGGTGCAACCTG TGGAGCCTGAGGAAGCCAGACCAAAGCACAGGTTGACTGAACCACAGTCTGAGATTTCTGAACTGGAGAGCATCTGTGACGAGGAGGTGCACCTTG CTCAAGCAAAGATTGAAAACGACAATGCTGATAAGAAG ACAACCAAAACTGCCACCAAAGCTAGACCCACATCTGGCCTTAAAAGACCCTCCCCAGTCAACAGAACCAGAAATGGGCCCACCTCATTACCCACTAGAGCCAGCAGTGTAGGGGCCAGGCAGTCCCGT ACTTTGGGTGGTGCCAGGCCTCAGGCCCCCGGAACCAAGATTCCCGCCAAAACCCCAGCTCCag CAATCGGCAAGAACAAAG ACAACACCAGTGGACAGAGCAGCCCTGGTACTCCCAAGTCCCCCTCCAGCAAGACTCTTCCCGGAAAGCCCTTGGCTGTGGCCACAAACCAGGTGAAAAAGGTTGCGGTGGTGCGCACCCCACCCAAGTCTCCTGGCTCTCTCAAGAGCCGCGCCCCTGCACCCCTCACCGCAGCGGCCCCCTTGCCGGACCTGAAGAACGTCAGGTCCAAGATCGGCTCCACTGACAACATCAAGCACCAGCCTGGAGGAGGAAGG GTACAAATAATTGAAAAGAAGATCGACTTAAGCAATGTGCAGTCTAAGTGTGGCTCCAAAGACAATATCAAACATACACCCGGAGGTGGCAAT GTCCAAATCCTCGAGAAGAAGTTGGACGTAAGCAATGTCCAGGCTCGTTGTGGATCCAAAGCCAACCTGAATCACACTCCTGGAGGAGGCAGG GTACAAATACTAGAAAAGAAGGTGGACGTAAGCAATGTCCAGTCTCGCTGTGGCTCCAAAGATAATATCAAACATACACCCGGAGGAGGCAAT GTTCAAATAGTCCACAAAAAGATTGACCTGAGCAATGTTAAATCAAAATGTGGTTCTACAGCCAACATCCACCACAAGCCAG GTGGTGGGAATGTTGAGATCAAATCTGAGAAATTGGATTTCAAGGTCCAATCAAAGATCGGCTCCATGGACAACATTGGGCACGTGGCCGGAGGTGGACAGAGGAGG ATTGAGAGCCACAAGCTGACGTTCCGTGAGACGGCCAAGGCACGCACTGACCACGGGGCCGAGATTATCTCCCTGGAAGACGACCCCCTGTCCcaccagctcagtaccttgtccTCCTCCGGCTCCATCAACATGGCCGACTCACCGCAGCTCTCCACACTCGCCGACCAGGTATCTGCCTCTCTGGCCAGCCAAGGCTTGTGA
- the mapta gene encoding microtubule-associated protein tau isoform X2 — protein MDQHQDYMNNAPNTYSYNSGDTMSASLAGMTINDLHHQENGVQLGHRSPGEGPMKVEPEEATLEDRAAEPQSELSELESNTCDEEVQLSASVEPEEARPKHRLTEPQSEISELESICDEEVHLATGGTASTAQAKIENDNADKKTTKTATKARPTSGLKRPSPVNRTRNGPTSLPTRASSVGARQSRTLGGARPQAPGTKIPAKTPAPAIGKNKDNTSGQSSPGTPKSPSSKTLPGKPLAVATNQVKKVAVVRTPPKSPGSLKSRAPAPLTAAAPLPDLKNVRSKIGSTDNIKHQPGGGRVQIIEKKIDLSNVQSKCGSKDNIKHTPGGGNVQILEKKLDVSNVQARCGSKANLNHTPGGGRVQILEKKVDVSNVQSRCGSKDNIKHTPGGGNVQIVHKKIDLSNVKSKCGSTANIHHKPGGGNVEIKSEKLDFKVQSKIGSMDNIGHVAGGGQRRIESHKLTFRETAKARTDHGAEIISLEDDPLSHQLSTLSSSGSINMADSPQLSTLADQVSASLASQGL, from the exons ATGGATCAACACCAGGACTATATGAACAACGCCCCTAACACCTACAGCTACAACTCCGGGGACACCATGAGCGCTTCCTTAGCTGGCATGACCATCAACGACCTGCATCACCAGGAGAACGGGGTCCAGCTGGGGCACAGGAGCCCAGGGGAAGGCCCCATGAAAG TGGAGCCCGAGGAAGCCACACTAGAGGACAGAGCGGCTGAACCACAGTCTGAGCTCTCTGAACTGGAGAGCAACACCTGTGATGAGGAGGTGCAACTTAGCGCCTCTG TGGAGCCTGAGGAAGCCAGACCAAAGCACAGGTTGACTGAACCACAGTCTGAGATTTCTGAACTGGAGAGCATCTGTGACGAGGAGGTGCACCTTG CAACTGGAGGAACAGCCTCAACAG CTCAAGCAAAGATTGAAAACGACAATGCTGATAAGAAG ACAACCAAAACTGCCACCAAAGCTAGACCCACATCTGGCCTTAAAAGACCCTCCCCAGTCAACAGAACCAGAAATGGGCCCACCTCATTACCCACTAGAGCCAGCAGTGTAGGGGCCAGGCAGTCCCGT ACTTTGGGTGGTGCCAGGCCTCAGGCCCCCGGAACCAAGATTCCCGCCAAAACCCCAGCTCCag CAATCGGCAAGAACAAAG ACAACACCAGTGGACAGAGCAGCCCTGGTACTCCCAAGTCCCCCTCCAGCAAGACTCTTCCCGGAAAGCCCTTGGCTGTGGCCACAAACCAGGTGAAAAAGGTTGCGGTGGTGCGCACCCCACCCAAGTCTCCTGGCTCTCTCAAGAGCCGCGCCCCTGCACCCCTCACCGCAGCGGCCCCCTTGCCGGACCTGAAGAACGTCAGGTCCAAGATCGGCTCCACTGACAACATCAAGCACCAGCCTGGAGGAGGAAGG GTACAAATAATTGAAAAGAAGATCGACTTAAGCAATGTGCAGTCTAAGTGTGGCTCCAAAGACAATATCAAACATACACCCGGAGGTGGCAAT GTCCAAATCCTCGAGAAGAAGTTGGACGTAAGCAATGTCCAGGCTCGTTGTGGATCCAAAGCCAACCTGAATCACACTCCTGGAGGAGGCAGG GTACAAATACTAGAAAAGAAGGTGGACGTAAGCAATGTCCAGTCTCGCTGTGGCTCCAAAGATAATATCAAACATACACCCGGAGGAGGCAAT GTTCAAATAGTCCACAAAAAGATTGACCTGAGCAATGTTAAATCAAAATGTGGTTCTACAGCCAACATCCACCACAAGCCAG GTGGTGGGAATGTTGAGATCAAATCTGAGAAATTGGATTTCAAGGTCCAATCAAAGATCGGCTCCATGGACAACATTGGGCACGTGGCCGGAGGTGGACAGAGGAGG ATTGAGAGCCACAAGCTGACGTTCCGTGAGACGGCCAAGGCACGCACTGACCACGGGGCCGAGATTATCTCCCTGGAAGACGACCCCCTGTCCcaccagctcagtaccttgtccTCCTCCGGCTCCATCAACATGGCCGACTCACCGCAGCTCTCCACACTCGCCGACCAGGTATCTGCCTCTCTGGCCAGCCAAGGCTTGTGA
- the mapta gene encoding microtubule-associated protein tau isoform X9 has protein sequence MDQHQDYMNNAPNTYSYNSGDTMSASLAGMTINDLHHQENGVQLGHRSPGEGPMKVEPEEATLEDRAAEPQSELSELESNTCDEEVQLSASGEEEVQPVEPEEARPKHRLTEPQSEISELESICDEEVHLATGGTASTAQAKIENDNADKKTLGGARPQAPGTKIPAKTPAPAIGKNKDNTSGQSSPGTPKSPSSKTLPGKPLAVATNQVKKVAVVRTPPKSPGSLKSRAPAPLTAAAPLPDLKNVRSKIGSTDNIKHQPGGGRVQIIEKKIDLSNVQSKCGSKDNIKHTPGGGNVQILEKKLDVSNVQARCGSKANLNHTPGGGRVQILEKKVDVSNVQSRCGSKDNIKHTPGGGNVQIVHKKIDLSNVKSKCGSTANIHHKPGGGNVEIKSEKLDFKVQSKIGSMDNIGHVAGGGQRRIESHKLTFRETAKARTDHGAEIISLEDDPLSHQLSTLSSSGSINMADSPQLSTLADQVSASLASQGL, from the exons ATGGATCAACACCAGGACTATATGAACAACGCCCCTAACACCTACAGCTACAACTCCGGGGACACCATGAGCGCTTCCTTAGCTGGCATGACCATCAACGACCTGCATCACCAGGAGAACGGGGTCCAGCTGGGGCACAGGAGCCCAGGGGAAGGCCCCATGAAAG TGGAGCCCGAGGAAGCCACACTAGAGGACAGAGCGGCTGAACCACAGTCTGAGCTCTCTGAACTGGAGAGCAACACCTGTGATGAGGAGGTGCAACTTAGCGCCTCTGGTGAGGAGGAGGTGCAACCTG TGGAGCCTGAGGAAGCCAGACCAAAGCACAGGTTGACTGAACCACAGTCTGAGATTTCTGAACTGGAGAGCATCTGTGACGAGGAGGTGCACCTTG CAACTGGAGGAACAGCCTCAACAG CTCAAGCAAAGATTGAAAACGACAATGCTGATAAGAAG ACTTTGGGTGGTGCCAGGCCTCAGGCCCCCGGAACCAAGATTCCCGCCAAAACCCCAGCTCCag CAATCGGCAAGAACAAAG ACAACACCAGTGGACAGAGCAGCCCTGGTACTCCCAAGTCCCCCTCCAGCAAGACTCTTCCCGGAAAGCCCTTGGCTGTGGCCACAAACCAGGTGAAAAAGGTTGCGGTGGTGCGCACCCCACCCAAGTCTCCTGGCTCTCTCAAGAGCCGCGCCCCTGCACCCCTCACCGCAGCGGCCCCCTTGCCGGACCTGAAGAACGTCAGGTCCAAGATCGGCTCCACTGACAACATCAAGCACCAGCCTGGAGGAGGAAGG GTACAAATAATTGAAAAGAAGATCGACTTAAGCAATGTGCAGTCTAAGTGTGGCTCCAAAGACAATATCAAACATACACCCGGAGGTGGCAAT GTCCAAATCCTCGAGAAGAAGTTGGACGTAAGCAATGTCCAGGCTCGTTGTGGATCCAAAGCCAACCTGAATCACACTCCTGGAGGAGGCAGG GTACAAATACTAGAAAAGAAGGTGGACGTAAGCAATGTCCAGTCTCGCTGTGGCTCCAAAGATAATATCAAACATACACCCGGAGGAGGCAAT GTTCAAATAGTCCACAAAAAGATTGACCTGAGCAATGTTAAATCAAAATGTGGTTCTACAGCCAACATCCACCACAAGCCAG GTGGTGGGAATGTTGAGATCAAATCTGAGAAATTGGATTTCAAGGTCCAATCAAAGATCGGCTCCATGGACAACATTGGGCACGTGGCCGGAGGTGGACAGAGGAGG ATTGAGAGCCACAAGCTGACGTTCCGTGAGACGGCCAAGGCACGCACTGACCACGGGGCCGAGATTATCTCCCTGGAAGACGACCCCCTGTCCcaccagctcagtaccttgtccTCCTCCGGCTCCATCAACATGGCCGACTCACCGCAGCTCTCCACACTCGCCGACCAGGTATCTGCCTCTCTGGCCAGCCAAGGCTTGTGA
- the mapta gene encoding microtubule-associated protein tau isoform X6 gives MDQHQDYMNNAPNTYSYNSGDTMSASLAGMTINDLHHQENGVQLGHRSPGEGPMKVEPEEATLEDRAAEPQSELSELESNTCDEEVQLSASGEEEVQPVEPEEARPKHRLTEPQSEISELESICDEEVHLATGGTASTAQAKIENDNADKKTTKTATKARPTSGLKRPSPVNRTRNGPTSLPTRASSVGARQSRTLGGARPQAPGTKIPAKTPAPAIGKNKDNTSGQSSPGTPKSPSSKTLPGKPLAVATNQVKKVAVVRTPPKSPGSLKSRAPAPLTAAAPLPDLKNVRSKIGSTDNIKHQPGGGRVQILEKKLDVSNVQARCGSKANLNHTPGGGRVQILEKKVDVSNVQSRCGSKDNIKHTPGGGNVQIVHKKIDLSNVKSKCGSTANIHHKPGGGNVEIKSEKLDFKVQSKIGSMDNIGHVAGGGQRRIESHKLTFRETAKARTDHGAEIISLEDDPLSHQLSTLSSSGSINMADSPQLSTLADQVSASLASQGL, from the exons ATGGATCAACACCAGGACTATATGAACAACGCCCCTAACACCTACAGCTACAACTCCGGGGACACCATGAGCGCTTCCTTAGCTGGCATGACCATCAACGACCTGCATCACCAGGAGAACGGGGTCCAGCTGGGGCACAGGAGCCCAGGGGAAGGCCCCATGAAAG TGGAGCCCGAGGAAGCCACACTAGAGGACAGAGCGGCTGAACCACAGTCTGAGCTCTCTGAACTGGAGAGCAACACCTGTGATGAGGAGGTGCAACTTAGCGCCTCTGGTGAGGAGGAGGTGCAACCTG TGGAGCCTGAGGAAGCCAGACCAAAGCACAGGTTGACTGAACCACAGTCTGAGATTTCTGAACTGGAGAGCATCTGTGACGAGGAGGTGCACCTTG CAACTGGAGGAACAGCCTCAACAG CTCAAGCAAAGATTGAAAACGACAATGCTGATAAGAAG ACAACCAAAACTGCCACCAAAGCTAGACCCACATCTGGCCTTAAAAGACCCTCCCCAGTCAACAGAACCAGAAATGGGCCCACCTCATTACCCACTAGAGCCAGCAGTGTAGGGGCCAGGCAGTCCCGT ACTTTGGGTGGTGCCAGGCCTCAGGCCCCCGGAACCAAGATTCCCGCCAAAACCCCAGCTCCag CAATCGGCAAGAACAAAG ACAACACCAGTGGACAGAGCAGCCCTGGTACTCCCAAGTCCCCCTCCAGCAAGACTCTTCCCGGAAAGCCCTTGGCTGTGGCCACAAACCAGGTGAAAAAGGTTGCGGTGGTGCGCACCCCACCCAAGTCTCCTGGCTCTCTCAAGAGCCGCGCCCCTGCACCCCTCACCGCAGCGGCCCCCTTGCCGGACCTGAAGAACGTCAGGTCCAAGATCGGCTCCACTGACAACATCAAGCACCAGCCTGGAGGAGGAAGG GTCCAAATCCTCGAGAAGAAGTTGGACGTAAGCAATGTCCAGGCTCGTTGTGGATCCAAAGCCAACCTGAATCACACTCCTGGAGGAGGCAGG GTACAAATACTAGAAAAGAAGGTGGACGTAAGCAATGTCCAGTCTCGCTGTGGCTCCAAAGATAATATCAAACATACACCCGGAGGAGGCAAT GTTCAAATAGTCCACAAAAAGATTGACCTGAGCAATGTTAAATCAAAATGTGGTTCTACAGCCAACATCCACCACAAGCCAG GTGGTGGGAATGTTGAGATCAAATCTGAGAAATTGGATTTCAAGGTCCAATCAAAGATCGGCTCCATGGACAACATTGGGCACGTGGCCGGAGGTGGACAGAGGAGG ATTGAGAGCCACAAGCTGACGTTCCGTGAGACGGCCAAGGCACGCACTGACCACGGGGCCGAGATTATCTCCCTGGAAGACGACCCCCTGTCCcaccagctcagtaccttgtccTCCTCCGGCTCCATCAACATGGCCGACTCACCGCAGCTCTCCACACTCGCCGACCAGGTATCTGCCTCTCTGGCCAGCCAAGGCTTGTGA